GACATGACCGCCGATCTGTACGACATTGCGTGCCACCGGCTGGGGCGCGCCGGTTACGACCAGTACGAGATCTCTAATTTCGCCTGGAAAGGCGCCGAGTCCCGGCACAACCTGAAGTACTGGAAGCGACAGCCGTACTTCGGCTTCGGGATGGACGCCCACTCCATGCTGCCCGCGTCGAGGAATCCGGACGATCTGTTGCGAGCGGCGCAGGAAAGCCCCCAAGCCGACGAAGGGAGCGCGCCTCCCGCTGCGATCGTCGCCGATGTTGAGGCCGTACGCTTCGCCACCAGCCACGTTCTCGACGCCTACCTCGCGGGCGAGATCCCCGCCCTCTCGTTCGTGTCGCGCCAGGCGGCGCTGGAGGAGACCTTCTTCCTGGGCCTGCGACTGACCAAGGGCGTGGACCTGCACGTGGTGGCGCAAACCTTTGGAGAGGCGGCGATCCGCGGACTCATCCCCGTCATGCGCGACCTGGAGCGCGACGGCCTGACGGAGCTCGCCGGCCGCGTGCTGCGCCTGACGGCGCGCGGGCGGCTGCTCTCCAACGAGGTGTTCCAGCGTTTCATCGCGCCCCCGGCGCACGCCTGAGCGCATCGCAATTTTCCAACAGATTCGCTAGACTTTCTGTTCCGGCAAACGACAGGACGCCTTCCTATGAGGAGCAGCGCCGCGCCGCGAGGCACGGCTGAAGTCCAGGACGAGAGCAAGCGCGCCGCCACCGTGGACCTGCGCAGCGACACGGTGACGCGGCCCACGCCCGCCATGCGCCGCGCCATGGCCGAGGCCGAGGTCGGCGACGACGTCTATGGCGAGGACCCGACCATCAATCGCCTGGAGCACCGCGCCGCCGAGACCTTCGGCCGCGAGGCGGCGATCTTCGTGCCCACCGGGACCATGGGGAACCAGATCGCCATCAAATGCCACACCCGGCCCGGGCAGGAGGTCATCTGCGAGGCGCGCTCGCACATCCTGGATTACGAGATGGCAATGCTGGCGCACTTCTCCGGGTGCATCCCGCGCGCGGTGCCGGGCGAGGACGGCATCCTGCGCTGGAGCGAGATCAAGAAGAAGATCCGTCCCAAGACGTACTACGTGGCGCAGACCGGCCTGGTCGAGCTGGAGAACACGCATAACATGGGCGGCGGGACGGTGTATCCGACCGAGGTGGCGGAGGAGATCTGCGACGGCGCACACCAGGCCGGCCTGCCGGTGCACCTGGACGGCGCGCGGGTGTTCAACGCCGCCGCCGCGCTGCAAAGGCCGGTGGCGGAGATCACGCGCAAGTTCGACTCGGTGATGTTCTGCCTGTCGAAAGGCCTGGCCGCGCCCGTGGGCTCGCTGCTGGTGGGCAGCCGCAAGTTCATCGACCAAGCGCGCGTGTACCGCAAGGCGCTGGGCGGAGGCATGCGGCAAGCGGGCATCCTGGCGGCGGCCGGGCTGATCGCTTTAGAGGAGATGCCGAAACGTTTGCACGAGGACCACGCCAACGCTCGCTGGATGGCGGAGGAACTGGCGAAGGTCCGCGGCATCAAGCTCGACGCGAAAAAGGTCGCGACCAACATCGTGGTGTTCAACGTCGCGGGGACGGGGAAGACTTCGGCGGAGATCTCGCGGGCGCTGGCCGAGCGGGGCGTGCTGATCAACGGCATCGACCCGGAGAACATGCGCCTAGTGACGCACATGGATGTGGACCGAGCCGCCTGTGGGCGTGCCCTGGAGGCGCTGCGGAAGGTCTGTGGGTAATGTTCCGCGTGGAACAGTAACGGGCGTTCGTTCAAGAGCGATCGGCAATAAACCTAAAGAATCACTTTAAGAGGGAGTAGAGCGCTTCATGAGCATCAACCTGGAGTACTCGGCGACGGCGAAATGCCGTCCGGAGCACATCTGGAAAGTGTTTGAAAAACTGGAGCAATGGGCTTGGTGGAACCCCGGCATTGGGCGAACCAAGTGGACCAGCGGCGAGCCCTGGCAGAAGGGCAGCCACTTCGACATGGAACTGGAGCGGCCCAGGCGCCTGAAATTCGACTGCGAGGTGCTGGAGCCTTCCATCCCCAACAAGGTCGGCTGGCGCGGCAAGGGCCACATGACCATCGGTGAGCACTGGTTCAGCTTCGAGGAGCAGCCCAGCGGCACAACCCTTTTGAAGACCTGGGAGACCCTTTCGGGCTTTGGATCCATGTTCATCGGCAAGGGCATGCAGCAGAAGACGCTTGACTCGTACAAGCTCTGGTTCGAGCGCTTGGCGGCGGAAGCGGAGAAGATCGCGCGCGAAGAGTTAGCGAAGGCATGAATATCGAGATCAGGCGCTGCTTCTTTTGAAGGGACATCCGTGCCCGGGCGGGCAGACTACGCGACGAACTGCGCCAGGCGCTCGGTGTCGAGGCCAAGATCCGGATGGGAGCGCCGGGCGCCCTGGACGTGATCGTGGACGGGCGGAAAGTCTTCTCGGCGAAGCAGGCGGGCCGACTGCCCACGGCGGCGGAAATCGTCAAAGCAACCCGGCAGTAGACCCTGAGGAGCGGCATCACGTGGCTCGTGGCTGGACCCGTGCTCTGATCTGGCGTTCGGCAGGCCCACCTCCGCGAGCGGCTGGTTGTTGACCAATCCGCCCGCCGATGATCCCCAGATTCCTTCCGTCATCTGTGACAAACTCCGGCGCTGTGTTATAAGCGTACGTTTGGGTCACTGCTGGTTTCGCTTATACTGACTCAGGCGCTGGAGGGAGCCGGGCTTGGATTTTCAACCCAACGAAGAACAGTTACAGCTGAAGAAAAGCGTGCGTGAGTTCGCGGAGCGCGAGATCCTGCCGCACGTGATGGAATGGGATGAGGCCTCGCACTTTCCCTGCGAAATAGTCAAGGAACTGGGCCGGCTGGGCCTGATGGGAGTCATCTTCCCCCAGGAGTACGGGGGGGCGGGCATGGGATACGTGGAGTACGTGACCACCATCGAGGAACTGTCGCGGGTGGACGGCTCGATCGGCATCATCGTGGCGGCGCATACATCCCTCTGTTCCAATCACATCTTCATCGCGGGGAGCGAAGAGCAGAAAAAGAAGTACATCCCCAAGCTGGCGACGGGGGAGTTCATCGGGGCATGGGGGTTGACCGAGCCGGGTGCGGGCTCGGACGCAGGCTCGGCGCGTATGACGGCGGTGCGCAAGGGGAACAAATGGGTGCTGAACGGCACCAAGACTTTCTGCACCAATGGCCACTACGCGGACGTATTGGTGGTGATCGCGGTGACCGACAAGACGGCGCACACGCACGGGCTCTCGGCGTTCGTCGTGGAGAAGGGAACGAAGGGATTCAAGCCGGGCAAGAAAGAGAACAAGCTGGGTCTGCGCGCCAGCGACACCGCGGAATTGATCTTTGAAGATTGCGAGATCCCGCTGGAGAACCTGGTGGGCAAGGAGGGCGATGGGTTCGTCGACGCCATGCGCGTGCTCGACGGCGGACGGATCTCGATCGCAGCGCTGGCCCTGGGCATGGCCCAGGGCGCGTACGAGTCGGCGCTGAAGTACTCCAAGCAGCGCAAGCAGTTCGGCAAGCTCATCAGCGAGTTCCAGGCCATCCAGTGGAAGCTGGCGGACATGGCTACGGAGATCGACGCAGCGCAACTGCTGACCATGCGCGCCGCAGACATGAAGGACAAAGGCATGAAGACCACGCTCGAGTCCTCGATGGCGAAGCTCTACGCCAGCGAGGTGGCAGTGCGCTGCGCCAATGAGGGAGTGCAGATCCACGGCGGGTACGGCTTTGTGAAGGATTACCCGGCGGAAAAGTTCTACCGCGACGTGAAGCTATGCACCATCGGCGAGGGCACCAGCGAGATCCAGCGGCTGGTGATCGCGCGGCAGGTGCTGAAGGAATAGGTCTGTAGAACGGACGGGCAGGGCACGGCTTAGGCCGTGCCCATTTTTCCGCTCTCCACGCCGGGCTCGGCCGCGGCTTCCGCGGGGCCGGGGAAGGAACAGCGTCATTTATACTGTTCGGTTCAGCGCGGGCGAGAGGAACTGTCTGGGCGCCGGTCTCACAAAATTCGTGGAGCGTATCCGCGCGGGCGACATGCGGGCGCTGGCGCGGGCCATCTCGGCCATCGAGGACAACACGCCGGACGCGATGCCGCTGCTGAAGGCGCTGTTCCCGCACAGCGGCAAGGCACGCATCATCGGGTTGACCGGCCCGCCGGGCGCGGGCAAGAGCACGCTGGTGGATGCGCTGGCCCGCGAATATCGCAAGCACAACAAGACCCTCGGCATCATTGCGGTGGACCCGACCAGCCCGTACACCGGTGGGGCCATCCTGGGCGACCGCATCCGCATGCAGGCGCACCACGCCGACACCGGCATCTACATCCGCAGCATGGCCACGCGCGGGTTCCTGGGCGGGCTAGCGCGGACCACGGCGGATGTGGCCACCGTGCTCGACGCCGCGGGCAAAGACCTGATCCTGATCGAGACCGTGGGGGTGGGGCAGGACGAGATCGACATCGTGCGCCTGGCGGACGTCACGGTGGTGATCCTGGTGCCGGGGATGGGCGACGACGTGCAAACCATCAAGGCCGGGATCATGGAGATCGCCGACATCTTCGTGATCAACAAGAGCGACCGCGAGGGAGCGGAGCGGGTGGAGCGCGAGATCCGGGCTATGCAGTCCATCTCGCAACGGGCCGACGGCTGGACGCCGCCCATCGTGAAGACGGTCGCGACCGAGGCGACGGGCGTGCCGGAGCTGGCGGCGGCGATCGCACAGTACGAAGAGTTCCTGCGCAAGTCGAAGCTGCTGCTGAAGAAGAAGATCGAGAGCTGGCGCGAGCGGCTGGTGGAGATGCTGCGCGAGGCGCTGCTGGAGCGCGCCATGCGCGAACGCATGGGCGACGGGGCGGTGGCGCAGTATGCGGCCGAGATCGTCGAGCACCGCCGCGACCCGTACACGCTGGTGCAGGAAATCGTAAGGGGTTTGGGGAAGGATTAGCCATGTTCGCCATCGATCATCTGGGGATCGCGGTCAAGTCGCTGGAGCAGGCGAAAAAATTCTACCAGCAGCTCGGCATGCAGGTGATGCCGGAAGAGGTCGTCGAACAGGAGAAGGTCCGGCTGGCGATGGTGCCGCTGGGTGAGTCGCGCATCGAGCTGCTGGAGCCCACCAGCGAGGAGTCTCCTATCGCGCGGTTCCTGGCCAAACGCGGTGAAGGGCTGCACCATGTGTCCCTGCGCGTGGACGACCTGAACGCCACCGTGAAGCGCCTGAAGCAGCAGGGCGTGCGGCTCATCTCCGAAGACGTAAAGATCGGGGCGGGCGGACACCAGTACGTATTCGTCCATCCGCAGAGCGCAAGCGGTGTGCTGCTGGAACTGGTGCAGGAAGCGGCGAAGGGCGTTTAACGGATCGCCGGGACCGCCGGCCCACACAATGCTGATTCTCGGCGTCGATACATCGTGGAAGCATGGCAACATCGCGCTGGTGCGCGATGGAAACGTGTTGGGCACCGCGCTCCTCGAGGGTGGAACCTTCTCCGCGCAACTCGTGCCCCAGATCGCGCGCTTGCTTTCCGAGAACGGGCTGAAGAAGACCGATCTGGACGGGTTCTCGGTCGTGTCCGGGCCGGGTTCGTTCACCGGACTGCGCGTGGGGCTGGCCGCAGTGAAAGGACTTGCAGAGGTCCTGCACAAGCCCATCGCGGCGACCACCGTGCTCGAGGCCATGGCGCTGGGCCACGGCAAGGAAGGGAAGGTCGCGGCAGCGACGGATGCGGGCCGAGGCGAAGTTTACGTTGGCGAATATGAGGTCCGGCGCCGGGGAGTGAGGTTGCAGGCAGCCTCTCTAGGGGAGCTAGTCGTTGCGCGCACGGAGGCGGCGAGCGCTGTGAAAGGGTCGGAGGTGATCTGCTGCGAACAGTCGATTGCCGCGATGTTCCGCGAATCGGGCATCAACCCCATCGAGTTGCCCCGGCCGGACAGCGCAGCTATCGGCCGCATCGGGGCAGAAAAGATCGCGGCCGGCGAAACGGTTTCGCCGGATCGGCTCGATGCCGACTACATGCGCCGCTCCGACGCCGAGATCTTCAGCCCGCCGAAAGCTTGACCAGTCGCGTCACAGCGTTTCCATCGCGTCGCTGCTAGTCTTTATCCATGATCCGCGTGCGCGTCGCCACTCCGGACGATGTCCCCGCGATGCTCGCGGTAGAGCATCATGCCGCCACAGCGGCGCAC
This genomic stretch from Terriglobia bacterium harbors:
- a CDS encoding aminotransferase class I/II-fold pyridoxal phosphate-dependent enzyme, whose product is MRSSAAPRGTAEVQDESKRAATVDLRSDTVTRPTPAMRRAMAEAEVGDDVYGEDPTINRLEHRAAETFGREAAIFVPTGTMGNQIAIKCHTRPGQEVICEARSHILDYEMAMLAHFSGCIPRAVPGEDGILRWSEIKKKIRPKTYYVAQTGLVELENTHNMGGGTVYPTEVAEEICDGAHQAGLPVHLDGARVFNAAAALQRPVAEITRKFDSVMFCLSKGLAAPVGSLLVGSRKFIDQARVYRKALGGGMRQAGILAAAGLIALEEMPKRLHEDHANARWMAEELAKVRGIKLDAKKVATNIVVFNVAGTGKTSAEISRALAERGVLINGIDPENMRLVTHMDVDRAACGRALEALRKVCG
- a CDS encoding SRPBCC family protein, translated to MSINLEYSATAKCRPEHIWKVFEKLEQWAWWNPGIGRTKWTSGEPWQKGSHFDMELERPRRLKFDCEVLEPSIPNKVGWRGKGHMTIGEHWFSFEEQPSGTTLLKTWETLSGFGSMFIGKGMQQKTLDSYKLWFERLAAEAEKIAREELAKA
- a CDS encoding acyl-CoA dehydrogenase, translating into MDFQPNEEQLQLKKSVREFAEREILPHVMEWDEASHFPCEIVKELGRLGLMGVIFPQEYGGAGMGYVEYVTTIEELSRVDGSIGIIVAAHTSLCSNHIFIAGSEEQKKKYIPKLATGEFIGAWGLTEPGAGSDAGSARMTAVRKGNKWVLNGTKTFCTNGHYADVLVVIAVTDKTAHTHGLSAFVVEKGTKGFKPGKKENKLGLRASDTAELIFEDCEIPLENLVGKEGDGFVDAMRVLDGGRISIAALALGMAQGAYESALKYSKQRKQFGKLISEFQAIQWKLADMATEIDAAQLLTMRAADMKDKGMKTTLESSMAKLYASEVAVRCANEGVQIHGGYGFVKDYPAEKFYRDVKLCTIGEGTSEIQRLVIARQVLKE
- the meaB gene encoding methylmalonyl Co-A mutase-associated GTPase MeaB, whose translation is MRALARAISAIEDNTPDAMPLLKALFPHSGKARIIGLTGPPGAGKSTLVDALAREYRKHNKTLGIIAVDPTSPYTGGAILGDRIRMQAHHADTGIYIRSMATRGFLGGLARTTADVATVLDAAGKDLILIETVGVGQDEIDIVRLADVTVVILVPGMGDDVQTIKAGIMEIADIFVINKSDREGAERVEREIRAMQSISQRADGWTPPIVKTVATEATGVPELAAAIAQYEEFLRKSKLLLKKKIESWRERLVEMLREALLERAMRERMGDGAVAQYAAEIVEHRRDPYTLVQEIVRGLGKD
- the mce gene encoding methylmalonyl-CoA epimerase, encoding MFAIDHLGIAVKSLEQAKKFYQQLGMQVMPEEVVEQEKVRLAMVPLGESRIELLEPTSEESPIARFLAKRGEGLHHVSLRVDDLNATVKRLKQQGVRLISEDVKIGAGGHQYVFVHPQSASGVLLELVQEAAKGV
- the tsaB gene encoding tRNA (adenosine(37)-N6)-threonylcarbamoyltransferase complex dimerization subunit type 1 TsaB, which codes for MLILGVDTSWKHGNIALVRDGNVLGTALLEGGTFSAQLVPQIARLLSENGLKKTDLDGFSVVSGPGSFTGLRVGLAAVKGLAEVLHKPIAATTVLEAMALGHGKEGKVAAATDAGRGEVYVGEYEVRRRGVRLQAASLGELVVARTEAASAVKGSEVICCEQSIAAMFRESGINPIELPRPDSAAIGRIGAEKIAAGETVSPDRLDADYMRRSDAEIFSPPKA